TTGAAAGTTGTAAGTTATTTTTTATGTGTTCGCATTAATGCTTGCTCTAATCCATAAAGCATCTTTAATCTATCCAAAAACATACCAGATACACCTGAATAGTCAGGTTCAATGCTCATGCACTGCTCCTGCTTTGCCCAATTCGGCTTTGAGGATAAAGCTATTCTCTGCAGCATACTGCTGGCCCGGTGATATGCCGTGCAATACCTCTATCCATTGTTCACCACTCCGGCCTAACTCTAATGGACAAAACTCAAACAGATTACCATACCTCGCAAAAACTCCGGGATGGTCATAGAGCGATTGAATTGCATCTGCCGATACTGCTAAAGGTATGGTTATCTCTTCTTGTACGATTTCAACTGTCACGAACAGGCCCGGCCGCCAATGTCCCTCTGTGTTCTGTATAACAACCCTTCCTGTGGCAGTTCGTGTTTGCTCCCCGACAAGGGGCCCAAGGTAGGTAAGAGTACCCTTTGTTTTTAGGCCTAACACGTCAGATTTTACCGTAGCATCTTGCCCGACCCTCACCGCATTGAGATTGCTGGCGTATACGGTAACTTCGGCCCAGACTGTTGAAAGATCTGCAAGGACAAAGATGTCTGCATCGGCCTCGACCGCCTCGCCGACAGAGATATGTTTTTCAATAACCACGCCGTTGAATAGCGCGCGGATCTCGTATCGGGAAAGATTTTTTCCTGTTTTTTCCGGTATGTTTTCTAAATCAGCTTGTGAGAACCCTAAGGTTAATAGTTTTTGTGTAACCTCTTGCAGCTTTATTTCTGCCTCTGCCAGATTCTGCCGGCTTTCGAGATATTCTTTTTCGGAGGAGATTTTCTGTTTCCAGAGACGCTCTTTCCGTTGAAAAGTTGCTTGTGCCAATTCCAATCGTTTCACGGAAGCCCGATATTCACTCTTGATCTCTGCTACTTCATGGCTGTCAAGAATGGCAATAACTTCGCCGTGCTTAACGGTGTCGCCGAGATTTTTATATACCTCTACTACCACGCCTGATACCCTTGGAACAACATGGATTACCTTGTCTGCATTCAGCTTGATTTCGCCAGGAAATTCGAGTGTGATTTTCATTTGAACAGGACCTGCAGTCTCAATAACAATCCCCAGATCGCGTATTAATTCAGGGGAAAGCTCTACCCTTCCTTCTCTTTGGGAATATTCCCATTGGTATGTAGTATCCCTCCATTCCGCTATTACTGTGACGTCAAAGGAGTGTGGCTCTTCAATAATCTTATCACCACGAAGATACTCGCCTTCAGGCTGGAAATTAATTACTTCTCTATGGCCGCCAAGTCTCTGCAGCTCAATGGTTACTTTTACC
The genomic region above belongs to Candidatus Jettenia caeni and contains:
- a CDS encoding efflux transporter protein; this encodes MKNPIPRFKKISAIGVLILVGIILAFIILRMEKTGTEQNHEHTHEDTALHHEEDDEARGPHGGKLVSEAGFQMEILIYEQGIPPQFRVYVYDKGERIDPHEVKVTIELQRLGGHREVINFQPEGEYLRGDKIIEEPHSFDVTVIAEWRDTTYQWEYSQREGRVELSPELIRDLGIVIETAGPVQMKITLEFPGEIKLNADKVIHVVPRVSGVVVEVYKNLGDTVKHGEVIAILDSHEVAEIKSEYRASVKRLELAQATFQRKERLWKQKISSEKEYLESRQNLAEAEIKLQEVTQKLLTLGFSQADLENIPEKTGKNLSRYEIRALFNGVVIEKHISVGEAVEADADIFVLADLSTVWAEVTVYASNLNAVRVGQDATVKSDVLGLKTKGTLTYLGPLVGEQTRTATGRVVIQNTEGHWRPGLFVTVEIVQEEITIPLAVSADAIQSLYDHPGVFARYGNLFEFCPLELGRSGEQWIEVLHGISPGQQYAAENSFILKAELGKAGAVHEH